The following are from one region of the Etheostoma spectabile isolate EspeVRDwgs_2016 chromosome 17, UIUC_Espe_1.0, whole genome shotgun sequence genome:
- the washc2c gene encoding WASH complex subunit 2 isoform X2 produces MSGLPEGIANGPSASEQIWERPWTLEEMRQSSANWSLAADSGLFLFLQDFSQRMLSKTHDIEKQLDSLIRDTKATDSCLHSVFNDFLMLSNTQFIENRVYDEEVEDTIPKADTLEKRPEQEKTREQKEAEMIPKMQEAVNHGLKVLESAFEHLDIKAGNSDSEDEEVTDRVEAILEPKDLYVDRPLPYLIGSHAFMEHEDVGLGDLSSDEMSVDSDRDSVIDSEDGKETIHSDEDFNQEEGEGHNNIRKKSSMLSYEDDDDDEEEEDEDSDIFRESDRDDDDDTKNTGPSSFADELAARIKGEPLNKPEGDRASLTSKKKSKSRKEPKPSKPQAEEDRDDMFKPPKMDDDDFSPFGGKGGLFSGGRGLFDDDDEGDLFSEAPKPPVSEEKKLLSESINSPAGTAECDKPGKKIPAGAISIFPDNSLFTSGSDSGSLESKENGTAAPKTNATSKQVPTRAGLGGGVGGLFDDEDEDDDFFSGKSLKKSDSAGQEKPKKAIDLFDEDNDDGDIFSGKFNAPTPAQSKKEVLEEQVKQPEKKMPAGAIYMFGPGTQSLLSEGLRKNQPSTSEESEKSEENGPAPDAAKAAVKKTRGLFSDDEDTQGSPAIPKSQSKPEPTSQGKTSKAPLSLFDDEEEEDLFASAAKSKAKPNQAKASTPQPSLSKAVSSSLFSDDEDQWLGSKSSAGRSEVKTGGMKPSTSAPSSLPSAKLSHKSSLFDDDDVDDLFAPTTQSSQKKSQRVALLFEDEEAYDEDKGSLFGIKPAVNTAAPAVKTPAVASKPSSLLEKSEEVVVSRTAAEDKPSEQEKPAAKSPELLPSATSTQISAGKKKPAGAVDLFGGINVLASKQTNSLLDKGENDNSSLSEDSPPSSVKKEEKKEEKVKTNTVSLFDDEEEDESDWNEPIFTPSKPTASNTLKPTEERPQAKSTGVFQDEELLFSQKQQKDNDPDVDLFATSEKPASSKLSSVKPAAQSLFADDDEEDLFSSFKPKAPPPKVAEKPSTPNDRAPLASPESLSEIQKPAPSPVKPKDSSSRIGKLQANLMINPAALLPGAVPSTQGAVSVLPGMVFSSSSGVSSSSLSPSPATTPVEAQTDYERGVSFDAPVQATTLQSAHKSRAKGSVQRRPQSRAARQQAAQRSLKDKEETVGGEVPGLKPSLSGLALPPPDRSSQTCASPTLPNSDAPAALPASLPQSSLSEISPRPSVLTLPVSTNAGKKESSKDSHNTKVLPSSHEDELFGSDGLFGATSVPNTSSTRQTTKTTEPQASSGVGLKKDKDKSTLPSIFDANTDDLFQKVKPRSTTKKAMASSFLEEDEDDEDIFAVSNSSTPISPSSKEIKNSSSFSKQGIFQDEVATVPKVHKKHKEKPLDASLFDDNIDIFADLTDTLKPKQRSKTKGETKSIFDDDMDDIFSPNTVKPVTKATHKSKKTPVSQETSTAADSSDIFDDPLNALSGK; encoded by the exons ATGAGCGGGTTGCCAGAAGGAATAGCAAATGGCCCAAGCGCGAGTGAACAGATTTGGGAGAGACCCTGGACTCTTGAAGAGATGCGGCAGAGCAGTGCCAACTGGTCCTTGGCGGCCGACTCAGGG CTCTTCCTGTTCCTCCAAGACTTCTCCCAGAGAATGCTGTCGAAGACACATGATATTGAAAAGCAGTTGGACAGTCTGATCCGTGACACCAAGGCCACAGATAGCTGCTTGCACTCTGTTTTTAACGACTTTCTCATGCTTTCCAATACACAGTTTatagaaaat AGAGTGTATGATGAAGAGGTAGAAGACACTATTCCCAAGGCTGATACTTTGGAGAAGCGTCCTGAGCAG GAGAAGACTCGAGAGCAGAAAGAGGCAGAGATGATTCCTAAGATGCAGGAAGCTGTAAACCATGGTCTGAAAGTGCTGGAATCAGCCTTCGAGCATCTGGACATCAAAGCTGGAAACTCTGATTCAGAGGATGAGGAGGTTACAGACCGTGTGGAGGCCATCCTGGAGCCCAAG GATCTTTATGTGGACAGGCCACTTCCATATCTGATTGGTTCCCATGCCTTCATGGAACACGAGGACGTTGGACTTGGAGACCTCTCGAGTGATG AAATGTCAGTTGACAGTGACAGAGACAGTGTAATTGACAGCGAAGATGGCAAAGAAACAATt CATTCAGATGAGGACTTCAATCAAGAGGAAGGTGAAGGTCACAATAATATTAGAAAG AAGTCATCCATGTTAAGttatgaggatgatgatgatgatgaagaagaggaggatgaggattcTGACATATTCAGAGAATCAGACcgggatgatgatgatgacacaaAG AACACAGGCCCATCGTCTTTTGCTGATGAGCTGGCAGCCCGAATCAAAGGTGAACCACTTAACAAACCGGAAGGAGATCGCGCAT CATTGACATCTAAgaagaaaagtaaaagcagGAAAGAACCAAAGCCTTCGAAGCCACAGG CTGAAGAGGACAGAGATGATATGTTTAAACCACCGAAGATGGATGATGATGACTTCTCCCCATTTGGAGGGAAAGGAGGACTCTTCAGTGGAGGTAGAGGCCTGTTTGACGATGATGACGAG GGTGATCTTTTCTCTGAGGCACCAAAACCTCCTGTGTCCGAAGAGAAAAAGTTGCTGAGTGAAAGCATAAATAGCCCAGCTGGAACTGCAG AATGTGACAAACCTGGAAAGAAGATTCCAGCAGGTGCCATTTCAATATTCCCAG ATAACAGCCTCTTCACTTCAGGGAGTGACTCTGGTTCATTGGAGAGCAAGGAGAATGGGACTGCAGCTCCTAAGACCAATGCTACCTCCAAACAAGTTCCTACAAGAGCTGGTCTTGGTGGAGGAGTAGGTGGGCTGtttgatgatgaggatgaggatgatgacTTTTTTAGTggtaaaagcctgaaaaagtctgaCTCTG cTGGACAGGAGAAACCCAAGAAAGCTATTGACCTTTTTGACGAAGACAATGATGATGGGGATATTTTCAGTGGGAAGTTCAATGCGCCAACTCCAGCCCAGAGCAAGAAGGAGGTATTGGAAGAGCAGGTTAAACAACCTGAGAAAAAG ATGCCGGCAGGGGCCATCTACATGTTTGGACCCGGGACTCAAAGCTTGCTCAGTGAGGGCCTGAGAAAAAATCAGCCGTCTACCAGCGAGGAGTCTGAGAAATCTGAGGAG AATGGGCCAGCTCCGGATGCTGCAAAGGCTGCTGTCAAGAAGACCAGAGGCCTCTTCTCTGATGATGAAGACACCCAG GGATCTCCAGCGATCCCTAAGAGCCAGTCTAAGCCTGAACCTACAAGCCAGGGCAAAACCAGCAAGGCCCCTTTGTCGTTATTTgatgatgaggaagaagag GATCTGTTTGCATCTGCAGCTAAATCTAAAGCAAAACCTAATCAAGCCAAAGCCTCTACACCACAACCCAGTCTGTCCAAGGCTGTGTCCAGCTCCCTCTTCAGTGATGACGAG GACCAGTGGTTGGGTTCTAAAAGTAGTGCGGGGAGATCAGAGGTCAAGACAGGAGGAATGAAGCCCAGTACCAGTGCCCCCTCCAGTCTCCCCAGTGCCAAACTGTCACACAAAAGCAGTCTCTTTGACGATGATGATGTGGATGATCTGTTTGCTCCAACAACACAGTCAAG TCAAAAGAAGTCTCAGAGAGTTGCTCTCTTGTTTGAAGATGAGGAGGCGTATGATGAAGATAAAGGATCCCTCTTTGGCATCAAACCTGCTGTCAACACTGCAGCCCCAGCTGTTAAA ACACCTGCTGTGGCCTCTAAGCCGTCCTCCTTGTTAGAGAAATCAGAGGAGGTTGTAGTTTCTAGGACAGCAGCAGAGGACAAGCCTTCAGAGCAGGAGAAGCCAGCAGCAAAGAGCCCCGAGCTGCTCCCGTCAGCGACCTCAACACAGATCAGCGCAGGTAAAAAGAAGCCTGCCGGAGCAGTCGATCTTTTTGGAGGCATAAACGTTCTTGCCAGCAAGCAGACAAACAGCTTGTTGGATAAAGGTGAAAATGACAACAGCTCCCTCTCTGAGGACAGCCCACCATCAAGTGTcaagaaggaggagaagaaggaagaaaaagtcaaaacaaacacTGTTAGTCTATTTGATgacgaggaggaagatgaaTCTGATTGGAATGAGCCGATATTCACACCCAGTAAACCCACAGCGAGTAACACACTAAAG CCTACAGAGGAGCGGCCACAAGCAAAGAGCACAGGTGTGTTCCAGGATGAGGAGCTGCTGTTTAGTCAGAAGCAGCAGAAGGACAATGACCCAGATGTTGACCTTTTTGCCACCTCTGAGAAACCTGCG AGCTCCAAGCTCAGCTCAGTGAAGCCGGCAGCACAAAGTCTGTTTGCAGATGACGATGAGGAGGACCTCTTCAGCTCTTTCAAGCCAAAAGCTCCTCCTCCG aaagtAGCAGAGAAGCCCAGTACACCTAATGACCGTGCGCCATTAGCAAGTCCAGAGTCCTTATCAGAGATTCAG AAACCTGCACCAAGCCCTGTAAAACCTAAAGATTCCTCATCAAGGATTGGGAAACTTCAA GCCAATCTGATGATCAACCCCGCTGCGTTGCTCCCTGGTGCCGTCCCCAGTACGCAAGGAGCTGTAAGTGTACTCCCTGGAATGGTTTTTAGTTCCTCTTCAGGGGTGTCCAGCTCCAGCCTGAGCCCCAGCCCCGCAACAACTCCAGTAGAAGCCCAGACTGACTATGAGAGAGGAGTGAGCTTCGACGCCCCAGTCCAGGCTACAACACTGCAGAGCGCACACAAG AGTCGTGCCAAAGGTTCTGTACAACGGAGACCCCAGTCCAGAGCAGCAAGGCAGCAAGCAGCCCAAAGATCTTTAAAGGATAAAGAAGAGACTGTGGGTGGAGAGGTTCCTGGGCTGAAGCCCAGTCTGTCTGGTTTAGCCTTACCCCCACCAGACAGGTCCAGCCAGACATGTGCCAGTCCGACACTACCTAACTCAGATGCACCCGCAGCCTTGCCCGCCTCCTTACCGCAatcctctctctctgaaatcTCCCCCAGACCTTCTGTACTGACACTGCCAGTATCCACAAACGCTGGAAAGAAAGAATCCAGTAAAGACAGCCACAATACCAAGGTGCTGCCGTCTTCTCATGAAGATGAGCTTTTTGGCTCTGACGGTCTGTTTGGGGCCACATCAGTCCCTAACACATCCTCCACCAGACAGACTACCAAGACTACAGAACCTCAGGCCAGTAGTGGGGTGGGattgaagaaagacaaagacaaaagcaCTCTTCCATCCATTTTTGATGCCAACACTGATGACCTTTTCCAAAAGGTCAAACCGAGGTCAACTACTAAGAAAGCCATGGCCTCTTCTTTTTTGGAAGAagatgaggatgatgaggacATCTTTGCAGTGAGCAACAGCTCCACTCCCATATCACCAAGTAGCAAAGAAATCAAGAACAGCAGTAGTTTTTCAAAGCAGGGCATCTTCCAG GATGAAGTAGCCACTGTGCCTAAAGTTCACAAGAAGCACAAAGAGAAGCCCCTTGATGCCAGCTTGTTCGATGACAACATAGACATTTTTGCTGACCTGACGGAcactttaaaaccaaaacagagGTCCAAGACGAAGGGAGAGACCAAGTCTATATTTGATGATGACATGG ATGACATCTTCTCACCAAACACAGTAAAACCAGTGACGAAGGCTACCCATAAATCTAAGAAAACACCAGTGTCTCAGGAGACCAGTACAGCAGCGGATTCAAGTGACATATTTGATGATCCACTTAATGCTCTTAGTGGAAAGTGA
- the washc2c gene encoding WASH complex subunit 2 isoform X4 — translation MSGLPEGIANGPSASEQIWERPWTLEEMRQSSANWSLAADSGLFLFLQDFSQRMLSKTHDIEKQLDSLIRDTKATDSCLHSVFNDFLMLSNTQFIENRVYDEEVEDTIPKADTLEKRPEQEKTREQKEAEMIPKMQEAVNHGLKVLESAFEHLDIKAGNSDSEDEEVTDRVEAILEPKDLYVDRPLPYLIGSHAFMEHEDVGLGDLSSDEMSVDSDRDSVIDSEDGKETIHSDEDFNQEEGEGHNNIRKKSSMLSYEDDDDDEEEEDEDSDIFRESDRDDDDDTKNTGPSSFADELAARIKGEPLNKPEGDRASAEEDRDDMFKPPKMDDDDFSPFGGKGGLFSGGRGLFDDDDEGDLFSEAPKPPVSEEKKLLSESINSPAGTAECDKPGKKIPAGAISIFPDNSLFTSGSDSGSLESKENGTAAPKTNATSKQVPTRAGLGGGVGGLFDDEDEDDDFFSGKSLKKSDSAGQEKPKKAIDLFDEDNDDGDIFSGKFNAPTPAQSKKEVLEEQVKQPEKKMPAGAIYMFGPGTQSLLSEGLRKNQPSTSEESEKSEENGPAPDAAKAAVKKTRGLFSDDEDTQGSPAIPKSQSKPEPTSQGKTSKAPLSLFDDEEEEDLFASAAKSKAKPNQAKASTPQPSLSKAVSSSLFSDDEDQWLGSKSSAGRSEVKTGGMKPSTSAPSSLPSAKLSHKSSLFDDDDVDDLFAPTTQSSQKKSQRVALLFEDEEAYDEDKGSLFGIKPAVNTAAPAVKTPAVASKPSSLLEKSEEVVVSRTAAEDKPSEQEKPAAKSPELLPSATSTQISAGKKKPAGAVDLFGGINVLASKQTNSLLDKGENDNSSLSEDSPPSSVKKEEKKEEKVKTNTVSLFDDEEEDESDWNEPIFTPSKPTASNTLKPTEERPQAKSTGVFQDEELLFSQKQQKDNDPDVDLFATSEKPASSKLSSVKPAAQSLFADDDEEDLFSSFKPKAPPPKVAEKPSTPNDRAPLASPESLSEIQKPAPSPVKPKDSSSRIGKLQANLMINPAALLPGAVPSTQGAVSVLPGMVFSSSSGVSSSSLSPSPATTPVEAQTDYERGVSFDAPVQATTLQSAHKSRAKGSVQRRPQSRAARQQAAQRSLKDKEETVGGEVPGLKPSLSGLALPPPDRSSQTCASPTLPNSDAPAALPASLPQSSLSEISPRPSVLTLPVSTNAGKKESSKDSHNTKVLPSSHEDELFGSDGLFGATSVPNTSSTRQTTKTTEPQASSGVGLKKDKDKSTLPSIFDANTDDLFQKVKPRSTTKKAMASSFLEEDEDDEDIFAVSNSSTPISPSSKEIKNSSSFSKQGIFQDEVATVPKVHKKHKEKPLDASLFDDNIDIFADLTDTLKPKQRSKTKGETKSIFDDDMDDIFSPNTVKPVTKATHKSKKTPVSQETSTAADSSDIFDDPLNALSGK, via the exons ATGAGCGGGTTGCCAGAAGGAATAGCAAATGGCCCAAGCGCGAGTGAACAGATTTGGGAGAGACCCTGGACTCTTGAAGAGATGCGGCAGAGCAGTGCCAACTGGTCCTTGGCGGCCGACTCAGGG CTCTTCCTGTTCCTCCAAGACTTCTCCCAGAGAATGCTGTCGAAGACACATGATATTGAAAAGCAGTTGGACAGTCTGATCCGTGACACCAAGGCCACAGATAGCTGCTTGCACTCTGTTTTTAACGACTTTCTCATGCTTTCCAATACACAGTTTatagaaaat AGAGTGTATGATGAAGAGGTAGAAGACACTATTCCCAAGGCTGATACTTTGGAGAAGCGTCCTGAGCAG GAGAAGACTCGAGAGCAGAAAGAGGCAGAGATGATTCCTAAGATGCAGGAAGCTGTAAACCATGGTCTGAAAGTGCTGGAATCAGCCTTCGAGCATCTGGACATCAAAGCTGGAAACTCTGATTCAGAGGATGAGGAGGTTACAGACCGTGTGGAGGCCATCCTGGAGCCCAAG GATCTTTATGTGGACAGGCCACTTCCATATCTGATTGGTTCCCATGCCTTCATGGAACACGAGGACGTTGGACTTGGAGACCTCTCGAGTGATG AAATGTCAGTTGACAGTGACAGAGACAGTGTAATTGACAGCGAAGATGGCAAAGAAACAATt CATTCAGATGAGGACTTCAATCAAGAGGAAGGTGAAGGTCACAATAATATTAGAAAG AAGTCATCCATGTTAAGttatgaggatgatgatgatgatgaagaagaggaggatgaggattcTGACATATTCAGAGAATCAGACcgggatgatgatgatgacacaaAG AACACAGGCCCATCGTCTTTTGCTGATGAGCTGGCAGCCCGAATCAAAGGTGAACCACTTAACAAACCGGAAGGAGATCGCGCAT CAGCTGAAGAGGACAGAGATGATATGTTTAAACCACCGAAGATGGATGATGATGACTTCTCCCCATTTGGAGGGAAAGGAGGACTCTTCAGTGGAGGTAGAGGCCTGTTTGACGATGATGACGAG GGTGATCTTTTCTCTGAGGCACCAAAACCTCCTGTGTCCGAAGAGAAAAAGTTGCTGAGTGAAAGCATAAATAGCCCAGCTGGAACTGCAG AATGTGACAAACCTGGAAAGAAGATTCCAGCAGGTGCCATTTCAATATTCCCAG ATAACAGCCTCTTCACTTCAGGGAGTGACTCTGGTTCATTGGAGAGCAAGGAGAATGGGACTGCAGCTCCTAAGACCAATGCTACCTCCAAACAAGTTCCTACAAGAGCTGGTCTTGGTGGAGGAGTAGGTGGGCTGtttgatgatgaggatgaggatgatgacTTTTTTAGTggtaaaagcctgaaaaagtctgaCTCTG cTGGACAGGAGAAACCCAAGAAAGCTATTGACCTTTTTGACGAAGACAATGATGATGGGGATATTTTCAGTGGGAAGTTCAATGCGCCAACTCCAGCCCAGAGCAAGAAGGAGGTATTGGAAGAGCAGGTTAAACAACCTGAGAAAAAG ATGCCGGCAGGGGCCATCTACATGTTTGGACCCGGGACTCAAAGCTTGCTCAGTGAGGGCCTGAGAAAAAATCAGCCGTCTACCAGCGAGGAGTCTGAGAAATCTGAGGAG AATGGGCCAGCTCCGGATGCTGCAAAGGCTGCTGTCAAGAAGACCAGAGGCCTCTTCTCTGATGATGAAGACACCCAG GGATCTCCAGCGATCCCTAAGAGCCAGTCTAAGCCTGAACCTACAAGCCAGGGCAAAACCAGCAAGGCCCCTTTGTCGTTATTTgatgatgaggaagaagag GATCTGTTTGCATCTGCAGCTAAATCTAAAGCAAAACCTAATCAAGCCAAAGCCTCTACACCACAACCCAGTCTGTCCAAGGCTGTGTCCAGCTCCCTCTTCAGTGATGACGAG GACCAGTGGTTGGGTTCTAAAAGTAGTGCGGGGAGATCAGAGGTCAAGACAGGAGGAATGAAGCCCAGTACCAGTGCCCCCTCCAGTCTCCCCAGTGCCAAACTGTCACACAAAAGCAGTCTCTTTGACGATGATGATGTGGATGATCTGTTTGCTCCAACAACACAGTCAAG TCAAAAGAAGTCTCAGAGAGTTGCTCTCTTGTTTGAAGATGAGGAGGCGTATGATGAAGATAAAGGATCCCTCTTTGGCATCAAACCTGCTGTCAACACTGCAGCCCCAGCTGTTAAA ACACCTGCTGTGGCCTCTAAGCCGTCCTCCTTGTTAGAGAAATCAGAGGAGGTTGTAGTTTCTAGGACAGCAGCAGAGGACAAGCCTTCAGAGCAGGAGAAGCCAGCAGCAAAGAGCCCCGAGCTGCTCCCGTCAGCGACCTCAACACAGATCAGCGCAGGTAAAAAGAAGCCTGCCGGAGCAGTCGATCTTTTTGGAGGCATAAACGTTCTTGCCAGCAAGCAGACAAACAGCTTGTTGGATAAAGGTGAAAATGACAACAGCTCCCTCTCTGAGGACAGCCCACCATCAAGTGTcaagaaggaggagaagaaggaagaaaaagtcaaaacaaacacTGTTAGTCTATTTGATgacgaggaggaagatgaaTCTGATTGGAATGAGCCGATATTCACACCCAGTAAACCCACAGCGAGTAACACACTAAAG CCTACAGAGGAGCGGCCACAAGCAAAGAGCACAGGTGTGTTCCAGGATGAGGAGCTGCTGTTTAGTCAGAAGCAGCAGAAGGACAATGACCCAGATGTTGACCTTTTTGCCACCTCTGAGAAACCTGCG AGCTCCAAGCTCAGCTCAGTGAAGCCGGCAGCACAAAGTCTGTTTGCAGATGACGATGAGGAGGACCTCTTCAGCTCTTTCAAGCCAAAAGCTCCTCCTCCG aaagtAGCAGAGAAGCCCAGTACACCTAATGACCGTGCGCCATTAGCAAGTCCAGAGTCCTTATCAGAGATTCAG AAACCTGCACCAAGCCCTGTAAAACCTAAAGATTCCTCATCAAGGATTGGGAAACTTCAA GCCAATCTGATGATCAACCCCGCTGCGTTGCTCCCTGGTGCCGTCCCCAGTACGCAAGGAGCTGTAAGTGTACTCCCTGGAATGGTTTTTAGTTCCTCTTCAGGGGTGTCCAGCTCCAGCCTGAGCCCCAGCCCCGCAACAACTCCAGTAGAAGCCCAGACTGACTATGAGAGAGGAGTGAGCTTCGACGCCCCAGTCCAGGCTACAACACTGCAGAGCGCACACAAG AGTCGTGCCAAAGGTTCTGTACAACGGAGACCCCAGTCCAGAGCAGCAAGGCAGCAAGCAGCCCAAAGATCTTTAAAGGATAAAGAAGAGACTGTGGGTGGAGAGGTTCCTGGGCTGAAGCCCAGTCTGTCTGGTTTAGCCTTACCCCCACCAGACAGGTCCAGCCAGACATGTGCCAGTCCGACACTACCTAACTCAGATGCACCCGCAGCCTTGCCCGCCTCCTTACCGCAatcctctctctctgaaatcTCCCCCAGACCTTCTGTACTGACACTGCCAGTATCCACAAACGCTGGAAAGAAAGAATCCAGTAAAGACAGCCACAATACCAAGGTGCTGCCGTCTTCTCATGAAGATGAGCTTTTTGGCTCTGACGGTCTGTTTGGGGCCACATCAGTCCCTAACACATCCTCCACCAGACAGACTACCAAGACTACAGAACCTCAGGCCAGTAGTGGGGTGGGattgaagaaagacaaagacaaaagcaCTCTTCCATCCATTTTTGATGCCAACACTGATGACCTTTTCCAAAAGGTCAAACCGAGGTCAACTACTAAGAAAGCCATGGCCTCTTCTTTTTTGGAAGAagatgaggatgatgaggacATCTTTGCAGTGAGCAACAGCTCCACTCCCATATCACCAAGTAGCAAAGAAATCAAGAACAGCAGTAGTTTTTCAAAGCAGGGCATCTTCCAG GATGAAGTAGCCACTGTGCCTAAAGTTCACAAGAAGCACAAAGAGAAGCCCCTTGATGCCAGCTTGTTCGATGACAACATAGACATTTTTGCTGACCTGACGGAcactttaaaaccaaaacagagGTCCAAGACGAAGGGAGAGACCAAGTCTATATTTGATGATGACATGG ATGACATCTTCTCACCAAACACAGTAAAACCAGTGACGAAGGCTACCCATAAATCTAAGAAAACACCAGTGTCTCAGGAGACCAGTACAGCAGCGGATTCAAGTGACATATTTGATGATCCACTTAATGCTCTTAGTGGAAAGTGA